The proteins below are encoded in one region of Mycobacterium pseudokansasii:
- a CDS encoding Crp/Fnr family transcriptional regulator — MKSDAGSGEDARYGDYAHRLREFTAFDNFSDAELELLARVAHHTSTSKPWPMIHEQTPADACYILLSGEARVYVGRDPVAVLGPGEVIGESVLRRGKLRSATVTTAGPAEVLRIERDDLARLLDVIPALRETMDATVARHAPTVAVQPAKPKPTRAKVNASAPADLVDRFEQAASSAGVTVAAALEDALMQWIERNGAAQS, encoded by the coding sequence ATGAAGTCGGATGCGGGATCTGGGGAAGACGCCCGTTATGGGGATTACGCCCATCGGCTACGCGAGTTCACCGCATTCGACAACTTCTCCGATGCCGAGCTGGAGCTGCTCGCCCGAGTAGCCCATCACACCTCGACGTCCAAGCCGTGGCCGATGATTCATGAGCAGACTCCGGCGGATGCCTGCTACATCCTGCTCAGCGGGGAGGCGCGGGTATACGTGGGCCGGGATCCCGTTGCCGTGTTGGGGCCGGGTGAGGTGATCGGCGAATCTGTGCTCCGCCGTGGGAAACTGCGGTCTGCGACAGTAACAACAGCCGGTCCGGCCGAGGTGCTGCGTATCGAGCGTGATGATCTCGCGAGATTGCTGGACGTGATTCCCGCACTGCGTGAAACCATGGACGCAACTGTGGCGCGACATGCGCCGACGGTCGCTGTCCAGCCGGCCAAGCCAAAGCCGACGCGGGCCAAGGTAAACGCCTCGGCACCGGCGGATCTGGTCGACCGGTTCGAGCAGGCCGCCAGCAGCGCCGGTGTGACCGTCGCGGCCGCGCTGGAGGATGCGCTCATGCAGTGGATCGAACGAAACGGCGCCGCGCAATCCTGA
- a CDS encoding adenylate/guanylate cyclase domain-containing protein — protein sequence MRRTWTWTFDLPPDQLWPVLADTDRFNEALGLPPYTLEETPQANGTVRRRGRGRVAGFSLEWEEKPYEWISGRHFRQSRVFTKGPFRRFGPVFDLESDGNGGSRVTYSLEWEPLGLVGRLFGARLATQAGEAVGKRVVEAVGFAHGNHPPDRITPFVVPEPTLPPGARERATAMAQDLDRGPYGNGLGARLAELVLHGMTTDLTRLRPKVLASTLGVPARAATETCLAAVKAGLLSMKWELLCPNCRGAKVSVATLSELPHGAHCSSCNIDYDRDFERNVELTFAPAPTVRPLPVGRFCLSGPMETQHVVVQVLLAAGERRDVAVDLAAGSYRLRTLHPGDFVDIEYRSGAFPGLRITASGVEVLDVADGDNAPGRVTFVNDAGFELAALIEDRTWALETLTAPEVISLQAFRDLFAEATLRPGDDAGISQVALLFTDLRGSTALYERVGDATAYNLVREHFTLLAAIVREHDGAVVKTIGDAVMASFTDPAQAVRAALAMQAGIAASATVSRDLVLKVGVHAGPSVVVTLNGRLDYFGSTVNMAARLQGQSAGGDIVLSHAVADDPAVREIVADVPQRHETVMLKGFATPVGFVRLLTSQESNQPV from the coding sequence ATGCGTCGTACGTGGACCTGGACATTCGACCTGCCGCCGGATCAGTTGTGGCCGGTGCTGGCCGACACCGACAGGTTCAACGAGGCGCTCGGGCTGCCGCCCTACACGCTCGAAGAGACCCCGCAAGCCAACGGCACGGTCCGGCGCCGCGGGCGAGGCAGGGTGGCGGGCTTCTCGCTGGAGTGGGAGGAAAAGCCGTACGAATGGATCTCGGGTCGGCACTTTCGCCAATCGCGGGTGTTTACCAAGGGGCCATTCCGTCGCTTCGGCCCGGTCTTCGATCTCGAGTCCGACGGTAACGGGGGCTCGCGCGTCACCTACTCACTCGAATGGGAGCCACTGGGATTGGTCGGCCGCCTGTTCGGCGCGCGGCTTGCCACCCAGGCGGGCGAAGCGGTGGGAAAACGCGTCGTGGAGGCGGTCGGGTTTGCGCACGGCAATCATCCGCCCGACCGCATCACACCGTTCGTGGTGCCGGAGCCCACGCTGCCTCCCGGTGCCCGGGAGCGGGCCACGGCCATGGCGCAAGACCTGGATCGCGGCCCCTACGGTAACGGGCTGGGCGCGCGGCTCGCCGAACTGGTGCTGCACGGGATGACCACCGACCTCACCCGTCTTCGGCCCAAGGTACTGGCGAGCACCCTCGGCGTGCCGGCCCGCGCCGCGACCGAGACCTGTCTGGCGGCCGTGAAAGCGGGACTGCTCAGCATGAAATGGGAGTTGCTCTGCCCCAACTGCCGCGGAGCCAAGGTCAGCGTTGCCACCCTGTCGGAGCTGCCGCACGGCGCGCACTGTTCGTCGTGCAACATCGACTACGACCGCGACTTCGAGCGCAACGTCGAGCTGACGTTCGCACCGGCACCCACGGTGCGCCCCTTGCCCGTCGGCCGTTTCTGCCTGTCCGGGCCGATGGAGACCCAACATGTCGTCGTGCAGGTTCTGCTGGCTGCGGGGGAGCGGCGCGATGTGGCCGTCGACCTGGCCGCGGGCTCGTATCGGTTACGTACGTTGCATCCGGGCGATTTCGTCGACATCGAGTACCGGTCCGGCGCGTTTCCCGGCCTGCGTATCACCGCCTCGGGCGTGGAAGTGCTGGACGTCGCGGATGGGGATAACGCGCCGGGACGCGTGACCTTTGTCAACGATGCCGGCTTTGAGCTGGCCGCGTTGATCGAGGACCGAACCTGGGCTCTTGAGACGCTAACAGCGCCAGAAGTGATCTCGCTGCAGGCTTTTCGCGATCTGTTCGCCGAGGCGACACTGCGCCCGGGCGACGATGCGGGGATCAGCCAGGTCGCGTTGCTCTTCACCGACCTGCGGGGCTCGACGGCCCTGTACGAACGGGTCGGCGATGCCACCGCCTACAACCTGGTGCGCGAGCACTTCACGCTGCTGGCCGCGATCGTGCGCGAGCATGACGGTGCGGTGGTCAAGACGATCGGTGACGCGGTCATGGCCTCATTCACCGATCCGGCGCAAGCGGTCCGCGCGGCGCTGGCCATGCAAGCGGGGATAGCCGCGTCGGCGACCGTAAGCCGCGACCTTGTGCTGAAGGTGGGCGTGCATGCCGGTCCCAGCGTTGTCGTGACGTTGAACGGCCGCCTGGACTACTTCGGCTCCACGGTGAACATGGCCGCACGCCTGCAGGGCCAGAGTGCCGGTGGCGACATCGTGTTGTCACACGCCGTCGCCGACGATCCGGCGGTACGGGAAATTGTGGCCGACGTGCCCCAGCGGCACGAGACGGTCATGCTCAAGGGCTTCGCCACCCCCGTCGGCTTTGTGCGCCTATTGACCTCGCAAGAATCGAATCAGCCTGTCTGA
- a CDS encoding TetR family transcriptional regulator C-terminal domain-containing protein, with the protein MFFALLERRIEDRASQNLRAAPDLAGADGLRALMRVAREDAAAEPGWPHLLAEFRAIAMRDAELNRRHAEAHARTVAGIASVLESLYQPIGLEPPVPVRSMAELMQAGAVGIALERPANPDALPDSDVEQLVLRALGLLDMAVTSAEKGRRG; encoded by the coding sequence ATGTTTTTCGCCTTGCTTGAGCGTCGGATCGAGGATCGGGCATCGCAGAATCTGCGGGCCGCTCCAGATTTGGCGGGCGCGGACGGTCTGCGGGCGCTGATGCGGGTGGCCCGAGAGGATGCTGCTGCCGAGCCGGGGTGGCCGCACCTCTTGGCTGAGTTCCGCGCGATCGCGATGCGGGATGCCGAACTCAACCGGCGCCATGCCGAGGCTCATGCACGCACCGTCGCCGGTATCGCATCAGTGCTGGAAAGTCTTTACCAGCCAATCGGTCTCGAGCCTCCAGTGCCGGTGCGGTCGATGGCTGAGCTTATGCAGGCCGGCGCCGTCGGTATCGCGCTCGAGAGGCCCGCCAACCCAGATGCACTGCCCGATAGCGACGTGGAGCAGCTCGTGTTGCGAGCGCTCGGGCTGTTGGACATGGCTGTGACCTCCGCCGAGAAAGGACGTCGCGGATGA
- a CDS encoding PE family protein, with amino-acid sequence MPFVIAAPEMIAAAAADLATMSSALSAANAAVAGPTTAVLAAGADEVSAAIAAVFTSHGQDYQALSTKMAVLHDQFVQALPGSAGSYVGAQAANVSPLQAVEQDLLNVINAPTLAVLGRPLIGNGANGAPGTGANGAPGGLLYGNGGAGGSGATNHNGGNGGAAGLIGNGGAGGAGGNGGIVVGTGGNGGAGGAGGLLLGNGGRGGAGGLASGNNLGGAGGAGGTGGLLFGTGGAGGAGGSSGNGLGGAGGVGGTGGALFGTGGAGGSGGAGDVGSGGAGGTGGAGGLVGGAGGAGGSGAAGNVNGGTGGTGGTGGLLFGNGGHGGTGGVGLTGAGGDGGAGGNAGMLFGSGADGGAGGGGLTTGGTGGAGGTAAALIGNGGTGGGGGAGATAGKGGIGAAGGLVGNGGVGGNGGDGLGMVGVGGAGAAGGKAGLFFGNGGAGGAGGTGNQSAGAGGAGGNAGLLIGVGGAGGEGGIGGITAGKGGAGGTGALVIGNGGDGGDGGNSFQRNGGDGGTGGNAGLFGGGGTGGAGGGSGSGGGPVGKGGNGGNGGNAQLVGNGGSGGNAGPGVPPGVPGAGGTGGLLFGATGVNGLA; translated from the coding sequence ATGCCGTTTGTGATCGCTGCGCCGGAGATGATCGCTGCTGCGGCAGCGGATTTGGCCACGATGAGCTCGGCGTTGAGCGCTGCGAACGCGGCGGTAGCGGGGCCGACGACGGCGGTACTGGCCGCGGGTGCCGACGAAGTGTCAGCGGCCATCGCGGCAGTGTTCACTTCGCACGGTCAGGACTACCAAGCGCTCAGTACCAAGATGGCCGTGCTGCACGACCAGTTCGTGCAAGCATTGCCGGGGTCAGCGGGCTCCTACGTCGGCGCCCAGGCCGCCAATGTCTCGCCTCTGCAAGCCGTGGAGCAGGACCTGCTCAATGTGATCAACGCGCCGACCCTGGCCGTGCTGGGTCGCCCACTCATCGGCAACGGCGCCAACGGGGCCCCGGGAACCGGGGCCAACGGCGCGCCCGGCGGCCTGTTGTACGGCAACGGCGGAGCCGGCGGGTCGGGGGCAACCAACCACAACGGCGGCAACGGCGGGGCCGCCGGGTTGATCGGCAACGGCGGCGCCGGCGGGGCGGGCGGAAACGGCGGGATAGTCGTCGGCACGGGCGGTAACGGCGGGGCCGGCGGAGCCGGCGGCCTGCTGTTGGGCAACGGCGGCCGTGGCGGAGCCGGCGGGCTCGCCTCCGGCAACAACCTCGGCGGCGCGGGCGGGGCGGGCGGGACCGGCGGCCTGCTGTTCGGCACCGGCGGCGCCGGAGGGGCCGGCGGGTCCAGCGGTAACGGTCTCGGCGGGGCCGGCGGAGTCGGCGGAACCGGTGGCGCGCTGTTCGGGACCGGCGGCGCCGGCGGTTCGGGCGGGGCCGGCGACGTCGGAAGCGGCGGCGCCGGTGGAACCGGGGGTGCCGGCGGCTTGGTGGGCGGCGCCGGCGGTGCCGGCGGGAGCGGCGCAGCGGGCAACGTCAACGGCGGAACCGGCGGCACCGGCGGAACCGGCGGCCTGCTGTTCGGCAATGGGGGCCACGGCGGCACCGGCGGCGTAGGTCTGACCGGTGCCGGCGGGGACGGCGGGGCCGGCGGCAACGCCGGCATGCTGTTCGGTAGCGGGGCGGACGGCGGGGCGGGCGGCGGCGGCCTCACCACCGGCGGGACCGGCGGCGCGGGCGGTACGGCCGCCGCCCTGATCGGCAACGGCGGCACCGGTGGCGGCGGCGGCGCCGGCGCCACCGCCGGTAAAGGCGGGATCGGTGCCGCGGGTGGGCTGGTCGGCAATGGCGGAGTCGGCGGAAACGGTGGAGACGGGTTAGGCATGGTCGGCGTTGGCGGGGCCGGCGCGGCCGGCGGCAAGGCGGGCTTGTTCTTCGGTAACGGCGGGGCCGGCGGAGCCGGCGGCACCGGCAACCAAAGTGCGGGCGCCGGAGGTGCGGGCGGCAACGCCGGCTTGCTGATCGGCGTCGGCGGAGCCGGGGGAGAAGGCGGGATCGGTGGGATCACCGCGGGCAAGGGCGGCGCCGGTGGCACCGGCGCCCTGGTGATCGGCAACGGCGGCGACGGCGGCGACGGCGGAAACTCCTTCCAGCGCAACGGCGGCGACGGCGGAACCGGCGGCAACGCGGGTCTGTTCGGTGGCGGAGGCACCGGCGGCGCCGGCGGCGGGAGCGGCAGCGGCGGGGGCCCGGTCGGCAAGGGCGGCAACGGCGGCAACGGCGGCAACGCCCAGTTGGTCGGAAACGGCGGCAGCGGCGGCAACGCCGGGCCTGGTGTTCCCCCCGGCGTTCCCGGTGCCGGCGGCACCGGAGGGCTGTTGTTCGGCGCAACCGGGGTTAACGGGTTGGCCTAG
- the hrpA gene encoding ATP-dependent RNA helicase HrpA produces MAPILAGVSEPSIETSRAELRSRLDGLTIRDAARLGRRLKNLRGARSDKLQQLSDQIAAAEALVAARHAAVPTITYPELPISERREEIADAVRTHQVVVVAGETGSGKTTQLPKICLELGRGVRGIIGHTQPRRLAARTVAQRIADELHTPLGDVVGYTVRFTDQVSDRTLVKLMTDGILLAEIQRDRRLLRYDALILDEAHERSLNIDFLLGYLRELLPRRPDLKVIITSATIEPHRFAAHFAGADGGPSVPIVEVSGRSYPVEIRYRPLEVAVSLGPEDDPDDPDHEIVRTETRDEIEAIVDAIDELEAEPPGDVLVFLSGEREIRDTAEALTGLRNAEVLPLYARLPTAEQQKVFAPHTGRRVVLATNVAETSLTVPGIRYVVDPGNARISRYSRRLKVQRLPIEPISQASAAQRAGRCGRLAPGVCIRLYSEEDFAARPRYTDPEILRTNLAAVLLQMAALQLGAPPGYVEMFPFLDPPDRRSIRDGVQLLQELGAFDRDGAITDLGRRLARLPVDPRLGRMILQAQTEGCVREVLVLAAALTIPDPRERPADREEAARQRHARFTDEHSDFMSYLNLWRYLREQRRELSGNAFRRMCRDEFLHYLRIREWQDLVGQLRSIARDLGVTESGVETDESDPARIHAALLAGLLSHVGMRREEAREYLGARNSRFVLAPGSALAKRPPRWVVVAELVETSRLYGRTAARIQPDVVERVAGDLVQRTYSEPHWDGKRGEVLAYERVTLYGLPLVARRRVGYARVEPQVARELFIRHALVQGDWQPRHQFFRDNARLRAELEDLEERARRRDLLVGDDDVYALYDARIPAGVVSARHFDAWWKTQRRKTPDLLTFRRDDLLRAEDTAGADRPDVWQTGDVALPLTYRFEPGADDDGVTVHVPIDVLTRLGGDEFAWQVPALREELVTALIRSLPKDLRRNFVPAPDAARAVLAGIDPGQESLLMALQRELRCRAGVLVPIDAFDLETLPPHLRVTFAVESRDGTEVARGKDLRSLQERLATPAREAVAHAVAGEMERTGLRTWPDDLPALPRVVERAVDGRTVRGFPAFVDAGGAVDLRVFATPAEQEYAMGPGTRRLLRLSVTAPLKAIERQLDPRTRLMLGANPDGSLSALLDDCADAATDALVAAPVWTREEFTTLRDRVAAKLVPTTIEIVSSVEKALSAAREVRLLLAATPTPAQAEATADVRAQLDRLLPPGFVTTTGRAHLTDLTRYLTAIRRRLERLPYAVEADRQRMQRVHAVQDSYHQLLQQLPPASAAAADVHDITRQIEELRVSLWAQQLGTPRAVSEQRIYRAIEAVRGGC; encoded by the coding sequence ATGGCGCCTATCCTGGCCGGAGTGTCCGAGCCGTCCATCGAAACGTCTAGGGCGGAGTTACGCAGCCGACTCGACGGTCTGACCATCCGCGACGCGGCGCGCCTCGGCCGGCGCCTGAAGAATCTCCGCGGTGCCAGGTCCGACAAGCTGCAACAGCTCAGCGACCAGATCGCGGCGGCCGAAGCTCTGGTGGCCGCGCGGCACGCCGCTGTCCCCACGATCACCTATCCTGAGCTGCCGATCAGCGAGCGACGGGAGGAGATCGCCGACGCGGTGCGCACGCATCAGGTGGTCGTCGTTGCCGGCGAAACCGGTTCGGGAAAGACCACCCAGCTGCCCAAGATCTGCCTCGAGCTCGGCCGCGGCGTCCGTGGAATCATCGGACACACCCAGCCGCGACGCTTGGCCGCGCGCACCGTCGCGCAACGCATCGCCGACGAGTTGCACACCCCGCTCGGTGATGTGGTCGGCTACACCGTCCGGTTCACCGATCAGGTCAGCGACCGCACGCTGGTCAAGCTGATGACCGACGGCATCCTGCTCGCCGAGATCCAGCGTGACCGCCGCCTGCTGCGCTACGACGCCCTGATCCTCGACGAGGCCCACGAGCGCAGCCTCAACATCGACTTCCTGCTCGGCTACCTGCGTGAGCTGCTGCCGCGGCGCCCCGACCTCAAGGTGATCATCACGTCGGCGACGATCGAGCCGCACCGGTTCGCGGCGCATTTCGCCGGAGCCGACGGCGGGCCCAGCGTCCCGATCGTCGAGGTGTCCGGGCGCAGCTACCCGGTGGAAATCCGCTACCGGCCATTGGAAGTCGCCGTCTCGCTGGGCCCCGAGGATGACCCCGACGACCCCGACCACGAAATCGTGCGCACCGAAACCCGCGACGAAATCGAGGCAATCGTCGACGCGATCGACGAACTCGAGGCCGAACCGCCCGGCGATGTCCTGGTGTTCCTCTCCGGTGAGCGCGAAATACGTGACACCGCAGAGGCTTTGACTGGTTTGAGAAATGCCGAGGTGCTGCCGCTGTATGCTCGGCTGCCCACCGCCGAACAACAGAAGGTGTTCGCGCCCCATACCGGACGCCGCGTGGTGCTGGCGACCAACGTGGCCGAGACGTCACTGACGGTGCCGGGTATTCGCTACGTCGTCGACCCCGGCAACGCCCGCATTTCGCGTTACAGCCGCCGGCTGAAGGTGCAGCGGTTGCCGATCGAACCGATCTCACAGGCGTCTGCCGCGCAACGAGCCGGGCGGTGCGGTCGACTCGCCCCCGGCGTGTGCATCCGCCTGTACTCCGAGGAGGACTTCGCGGCTCGCCCGCGCTACACCGATCCCGAGATACTGCGGACCAACCTCGCCGCGGTGCTACTGCAGATGGCGGCGCTGCAGCTCGGTGCGCCACCCGGTTATGTCGAGATGTTCCCGTTCCTCGACCCGCCCGACCGGCGCAGCATCCGCGACGGTGTGCAACTGCTGCAGGAGCTCGGCGCGTTCGACCGCGACGGCGCGATCACCGACCTGGGCCGCCGCCTGGCGCGGCTGCCGGTGGACCCGAGGCTGGGGCGGATGATTCTGCAGGCCCAGACCGAGGGATGCGTGCGTGAGGTGCTGGTGCTGGCCGCGGCCTTGACGATTCCCGATCCGCGGGAGCGCCCGGCCGACCGCGAGGAGGCTGCCCGCCAGCGGCATGCCCGGTTCACCGACGAGCACTCCGACTTCATGTCCTACCTCAACCTCTGGCGCTATCTGCGTGAGCAGCGGAGGGAATTGTCGGGCAACGCGTTTCGGCGGATGTGCCGTGATGAATTCCTGCACTACCTGCGCATCCGCGAGTGGCAGGACCTCGTCGGGCAGCTCCGCAGCATTGCGCGCGACCTCGGCGTGACTGAGTCCGGGGTCGAGACCGACGAGTCCGACCCGGCCCGCATCCACGCGGCGCTGCTGGCCGGGTTGCTCTCGCATGTGGGGATGCGCCGCGAGGAGGCCCGCGAGTATCTGGGTGCGCGCAACTCGCGGTTCGTTCTGGCGCCCGGCTCGGCGCTCGCCAAGCGGCCGCCGCGCTGGGTCGTGGTGGCGGAGCTGGTGGAGACAAGCCGGCTGTACGGGCGGACCGCCGCGCGTATCCAGCCGGACGTGGTGGAGCGGGTCGCCGGCGACCTGGTACAGCGCACCTACAGCGAACCGCACTGGGACGGCAAGCGCGGCGAGGTGCTGGCATACGAGCGGGTGACGCTCTACGGCCTGCCGCTGGTGGCCCGCCGCCGCGTCGGATATGCCCGCGTTGAGCCACAGGTGGCGCGGGAATTGTTCATCCGGCATGCGCTGGTGCAGGGCGACTGGCAGCCGCGCCATCAGTTCTTCCGCGACAATGCGCGGTTGCGGGCCGAGCTCGAGGACCTCGAGGAGCGGGCCCGTCGCCGCGACCTGCTGGTCGGTGACGACGATGTCTACGCGCTCTACGACGCCCGCATCCCCGCCGGCGTCGTCTCGGCACGCCACTTCGACGCGTGGTGGAAGACGCAGCGGCGCAAGACACCGGACCTGCTGACGTTCCGTCGCGACGACCTGCTGCGCGCCGAGGATACCGCCGGTGCCGATCGGCCGGACGTATGGCAGACGGGCGATGTCGCGCTGCCGCTGACATACCGGTTCGAGCCCGGTGCCGACGACGACGGTGTCACGGTGCACGTCCCGATCGACGTGCTGACGCGGTTGGGTGGCGACGAGTTCGCTTGGCAGGTGCCGGCATTGCGGGAGGAGCTGGTTACCGCGCTCATCCGTTCGCTGCCGAAAGACTTGCGCCGCAATTTCGTTCCCGCTCCCGATGCTGCCCGGGCCGTGCTGGCCGGGATCGATCCGGGACAGGAGTCGCTGCTGATGGCGTTGCAGCGTGAATTACGCTGTCGCGCCGGTGTTTTGGTGCCGATCGACGCATTCGACCTGGAGACGCTGCCGCCCCATCTGCGAGTGACGTTCGCCGTCGAGTCCCGGGACGGCACCGAGGTCGCCCGCGGCAAGGATCTGCGTTCGCTGCAGGAGCGGCTGGCCACGCCTGCCCGGGAGGCCGTCGCGCATGCGGTCGCGGGGGAGATGGAACGAACCGGGTTGCGCACCTGGCCCGACGATCTGCCCGCGCTGCCGCGGGTCGTCGAGCGTGCGGTCGACGGGCGCACCGTGCGAGGGTTTCCGGCGTTTGTCGACGCGGGCGGCGCCGTTGACCTGCGCGTGTTCGCCACGCCGGCCGAGCAGGAATATGCGATGGGTCCGGGCACCCGGCGGTTGCTACGACTGAGCGTGACCGCACCTCTCAAAGCCATTGAACGGCAACTGGATCCGCGGACGCGTCTGATGCTCGGCGCGAACCCGGACGGGTCCCTGTCCGCGCTGCTCGACGACTGCGCCGACGCGGCGACGGACGCGCTGGTGGCGGCGCCGGTGTGGACGCGCGAGGAGTTCACCACGCTGCGCGATCGGGTGGCGGCGAAGCTCGTACCGACGACCATCGAGATCGTGAGCAGTGTCGAGAAGGCGTTGTCCGCGGCGCGGGAAGTGCGGCTTTTGTTGGCGGCCACGCCGACTCCCGCACAGGCCGAGGCGACGGCCGACGTACGCGCCCAGCTGGACCGACTGTTGCCACCCGGGTTCGTCACCACCACCGGACGCGCGCATCTCACCGACTTGACCCGCTACCTGACCGCAATCCGCCGGCGCCTCGAGCGGCTGCCGTACGCGGTCGAGGCCGACCGGCAGCGGATGCAGCGGGTGCACGCCGTGCAAGACAGCTACCACCAACTGCTGCAGCAGCTGCCGCCGGCATCCGCCGCGGCCGCCGACGTCCATGACATCACGCGTCAGATCGAGGAGCTGCGAGTCAGCCTGTGGGCCCAGCAGCTCGGCACGCCGCGGGCCGTCAGCGAGCAGCGGATCTACCGCGCGATCGAGGCGGTGCGCGGCGGTTGCTGA
- a CDS encoding LOG family protein, producing the protein MPNLEVPFQPLRNSLYTSLELMSGFEPHRPLSFAETLDFRSYRYFTANGGACPTDPYAGMMQALHDHSIMRALTVFFHSVKSPTVAIMGGHDETRTTPNYANVARLARTLTQCGCLVASGGGPGAMEATHLGAMLANTSDQDVTEALKHLQNQPTLPESAAVVSCTGEIDTGIVRQLHDWAAPAYEIAQTFADTGGRSIAVPTWYYGNEPMSPLATDVAKYFQNSIREDILLSLAANGIIYTRGAAGTIQEVFQNAAQNYYPRNAVAFSPMIFLGREFWTEKLPVLPVLRALFVGGKKLTPEDFDQLVRIVDTPDEAVDALLQQRPSPTKMMDRMEAVGFGPLMKATRPLT; encoded by the coding sequence ATGCCGAACCTGGAAGTTCCGTTTCAGCCGCTCCGCAACTCGTTGTACACGTCACTGGAGCTGATGAGCGGCTTCGAACCGCACCGCCCACTCAGCTTCGCCGAGACATTGGATTTCCGCTCGTACCGGTACTTCACTGCCAACGGCGGCGCATGCCCCACCGATCCCTACGCAGGGATGATGCAGGCGCTGCACGACCACTCGATCATGCGTGCCCTCACAGTGTTTTTCCACAGCGTCAAGTCACCCACGGTGGCCATCATGGGTGGCCACGACGAGACTCGCACGACCCCGAACTATGCAAATGTGGCACGCCTCGCGCGGACACTGACCCAGTGCGGCTGCCTGGTCGCCAGCGGCGGCGGGCCCGGCGCCATGGAAGCCACCCACTTGGGCGCAATGCTCGCCAACACGTCGGACCAAGACGTGACCGAGGCACTGAAACACTTACAGAACCAGCCGACGTTGCCCGAGAGTGCGGCGGTGGTCTCCTGTACCGGCGAGATCGATACCGGGATCGTGCGCCAGCTACACGATTGGGCCGCGCCCGCCTACGAGATAGCCCAAACATTCGCCGACACCGGGGGGCGCAGCATCGCGGTTCCCACCTGGTACTACGGCAACGAACCAATGTCACCGCTGGCTACGGACGTCGCCAAGTATTTCCAGAACAGCATCCGCGAAGACATCCTGCTTTCCCTGGCGGCCAACGGGATCATCTACACCCGCGGCGCGGCGGGCACCATCCAGGAAGTGTTTCAGAACGCCGCCCAGAACTATTACCCGAGAAATGCGGTGGCGTTCTCCCCGATGATCTTCCTCGGCCGGGAGTTCTGGACCGAGAAGCTCCCCGTGTTGCCGGTTTTGCGGGCCCTGTTCGTCGGCGGCAAGAAGCTGACACCTGAGGACTTTGACCAACTGGTGCGCATCGTCGACACCCCCGACGAGGCGGTCGACGCATTGCTGCAGCAACGCCCGTCACCCACGAAGATGATGGACCGCATGGAAGCCGTCGGCTTCGGACCCCTCATGAAGGCCACCCGGCCACTGACCTGA
- a CDS encoding NAD(P)H-hydrate epimerase, producing the protein MISITVAELADLLVETGERHHQAYADTDGADPEWALWYSGYLQARLWDRAGRLPSRSQLVGLLQSAERRYGGAEGWPARYAGHLLAGLDVSGPSSDVFPAVIADDIGWLTREQMVEVDRVMMQDLRIDLIQMMENAGHRLARLVLALAAPDRVAVVAGSGGNGGGGLVAARHLANAGVDVVVTLGGPADQLNPVPAHQFDILRRMKVATSDTVVDADLTVDALIGYSLRGAPRGRAAELIAAMTSASSVVALDTPSGLDVTSGEAPGDVISAEATLTLALPKIGMRNAPQVGALYLADISVPRSVTAALGPQPPDFSASPILRVV; encoded by the coding sequence ATGATCTCGATCACCGTGGCAGAACTGGCAGACCTGCTGGTGGAGACCGGCGAACGACACCATCAGGCTTACGCCGACACCGACGGTGCCGACCCCGAGTGGGCCTTGTGGTACAGCGGTTACCTGCAGGCGCGGCTGTGGGACCGCGCCGGGCGGTTGCCGTCCCGGAGCCAGCTTGTCGGGCTTCTCCAATCCGCCGAGCGGCGTTACGGCGGCGCTGAAGGCTGGCCGGCGCGATACGCGGGCCACCTACTGGCCGGGCTCGACGTGAGTGGACCGTCCAGCGACGTGTTTCCCGCCGTGATTGCCGACGACATCGGTTGGCTGACCAGGGAGCAGATGGTCGAGGTGGACCGCGTGATGATGCAGGACTTGCGTATCGACCTGATTCAGATGATGGAGAACGCCGGTCACCGGCTGGCCCGTTTGGTGCTCGCCCTGGCCGCGCCCGACCGGGTTGCTGTGGTCGCGGGTTCCGGCGGCAATGGGGGCGGCGGTCTGGTAGCGGCGCGGCATCTCGCCAATGCAGGCGTCGATGTCGTGGTGACGCTGGGCGGTCCAGCAGACCAGCTGAACCCGGTGCCGGCACACCAGTTCGACATTCTGCGACGGATGAAGGTGGCGACCAGCGACACCGTCGTCGATGCCGACCTCACCGTGGACGCGCTGATCGGCTATTCCCTGCGCGGCGCACCACGGGGGCGCGCCGCCGAACTGATCGCCGCGATGACGTCCGCCAGTTCGGTGGTCGCGTTGGACACGCCTAGCGGACTTGACGTCACATCGGGAGAGGCGCCCGGAGATGTCATCAGCGCCGAGGCAACACTGACGTTGGCGTTGCCCAAGATCGGTATGCGCAATGCACCGCAGGTCGGTGCTCTCTACCTCGCCGATATCTCGGTGCCCCGGTCGGTCACCGCCGCACTCGGTCCGCAACCACCCGACTTTTCCGCCTCGCCGATCCTGCGGGTGGTCTGA